TCGCGTCCGTCTGGTTCCTTCTTGCCGGCGAGAGCTATATCCAGGAATTCATTTTCCGTCAGAACGTGACCCGTTACACGAACGCCTTCGATCACGTCGAGACTTCCTGGTACTATTTTCATAAGATCTTCTTCAATTTCATGCCCTGGAGCCTCTTCCTTCCCTTTGCGCTTTTCGGGGCCTGGAAGCGGCGGTACGTTCTTCCCCTCCTGTGGTTTGTCGTCATCTTCATTTTCTTCGAGCTGTCGCAGAGCAAGAGGGCGATCTACCTCGTCTCGGCCTATCCGGCCCTGGCGCTTCTCACGGGTCTGTATATCAGGGATGCCTGGGACGGCCTCGTTGAGAAAGGCTGGACCAATGCGATCCTAAAGGTCCTGGCCGGACTCTTCACCCTGGTGCCCGTCGCCGCCGTTGTCGCCATATATGTACTGCCTGAGGAGGATGTGGCTGTGTTCAGGGACGGGCCGATGTCTCTTTATGCCTATCTTGCCATTCTCTTTCTGGCGGGCTGGGGTTTTCTCGTGATGCTGTTCAAGAGGAACCGGCACTTTGCGCTGTCCTTTTTCCTCTTCTTTCTTGTTTTCACGGGTTTTTTCTACAGCGCCTACTACATGCCGCTCGTCGACAGGACATCGAAGTCCCTGACCCTCATCACGGACCCCCTTGGCGACGACAAGAGGACGAAGAAGATCTACACTTTCGGTTTCAATTCAGCGGGCATCATATATTACATAGGCAAACCGGTAACAGCTTTGAGCGATATAAAGGAGATAAAAGAAGACGAAAGTGATATACTACTCATTGTCGAAGAGAAACCGACCATGCATCTTAGAGAGACCCTGGAGAAGTCCTTCGTGCCCGTAAAAAGGGTGAAGTACGAGAAGGAGCATTACATATTTTATGTGAGGAAAAATGGATGAGAAACCGTATGTTTCTGTGCTTGTTCCCGTTCTGAACGAAGAGGAATCGCTGCCGGAACTGAATACACGGCTTCGTGACGCGCTGACAGGAATTCAGAGACCCTACGAGATCATCTATATAAATGATGGCAGCACGGATCGGACCGAAGAGATACTCGAGGCCTTCCATAACGAGGACGGTCGCATCAAGATCATAGAGTTCAACAGGAACTACGGCCAGCACATGGCCCTTTTCGCCGGCTTCGATTTTGCCCGTGGTGAGATCGTTGTGACCATCGATGCTGACCTGCAGAACCCTCCCGAGGAGATCCCGAGGCTCGTGGCCAAGGCGGAAGAAGGCTACGAGGTGGTGGCCACCTACAGAAAAAATAGAAAGGATTCCCTTTTTCGCAAGCTGCCCTCCTATATCGTCAACAGGATCACGGCAAAGCTTGTCGGGGTCCGGCTGAAAGACTACGGATGCATGCTCAGAGCATACAAGCGCAACATCGTCGACTACATGAACATGTGCCCTGAGTCATCAAGCTTCATTCCGGCGCTTGCCAATACCTTTGCCAAAAAGATAACGGAAATAGAAGTCGGCCACGAGGAGAGAAAGAAGGGAACGTCCAAGTATAGTCCCTTCAAGCTGTTCAGGCTCAATTTCGACCTTATGACGAATTTTTCCCTGCTGCCCATACAGTTCATCAGCATGCTCGGCGTGGTCATCGCCTTTTTCGGTCTTGCCTTCGCCGTTTTTCTCATGATAAGACGGCTTCTCATGGGGCCGGAAGGCGAGGGGACCTTCACCCTCTTCGGCGTGCTCTTTTTCTTCATAGGCATCCAGATATTTGCCCTGGGGGTGATCGGCGAGTACGTCGGCCGGATCTACCAGGAAGTGAGAAGGCGCCCGCGATACATCATCAAGAAGGAATACATGTGAGGGCAGTCGTATTTGCATACCAGGAGATTGGCTACGTCTGCCTGGAAGAGCTTCTCGGAACCGGCGCTGATGTCGCCTGTCTTTTTACCCACGATGACGATCCCGGCGAGGAGATATGGTTCCGCAGGCCCGTGGAGATTGCTCGGGAATACGGCATCCCCGTCTACACGCCGGATAATGTGAACGACGAACAGTGGACCACCGTCATTCACGATATGCATCCCGACGTAATATTTTCCTTCTATTATCGCAGGATGATCCCGAAGTCCATTCTGGACATACCGCGCATCGGTTCTTTCAATCTCCATGGCTCGCTTTTGCCGCAATACCGGGGCCGGTGCCCCGTCAACTGGGCCCTTATAGCGGGCGAAGAACGCACGGGTGTTACGCTCCACTTCATGGTGGAAAAGCCTGATGCCGGTGATATCGTGGCGCAGAAAGAGGTTGCCATCGCCTTCGAGGACGATGTTTTTTCCGTCTACATGAAGCTTGTCGGAGCGGCGCGCGAACTAATGCAAAAGGTCCTGCCCGACCTCGAGGCGGGGACCTTCGTCAGAACGGTGCAGGCGGGACCGTCCTCTTATTTCGGAGGCCGCAAGCCCGAAGACGGCCTCATCGACTGGGACCGCGATACCGCCTCGATCTATAACCTTACGCGGGCGGTCACCCATCCGTATCCAGGGGCCTTTACCTATCTCGATGGAAAAAGGCTTTTCGTATGGCGATCCGCCCCCGGGGATCTATCCATCGAGGTCCCGGCGGGGACGAT
This window of the Syntrophorhabdaceae bacterium genome carries:
- a CDS encoding glycosyltransferase family 39 protein, encoding MKIRLTALIILAGILFFFNLGATSLWDPDEPRQAIMAREMMDRGDYIRPYLNGVPYLEKPPFYSWMIIVAAKVSGTLDEFASRAPSALAALLLVVITFLLGCKLGDERAGFFSGLVLATNYQFLSNARESVMDMTFAFFIGLTIYLAFVSLERDKRLAFVLSFIPGAFAILTKGPAGLVLPVGVIFVYLIFKRTLRRYIAPLVLGCLLAGAIASVWFLLAGESYIQEFIFRQNVTRYTNAFDHVETSWYYFHKIFFNFMPWSLFLPFALFGAWKRRYVLPLLWFVVIFIFFELSQSKRAIYLVSAYPALALLTGLYIRDAWDGLVEKGWTNAILKVLAGLFTLVPVAAVVAIYVLPEEDVAVFRDGPMSLYAYLAILFLAGWGFLVMLFKRNRHFALSFFLFFLVFTGFFYSAYYMPLVDRTSKSLTLITDPLGDDKRTKKIYTFGFNSAGIIYYIGKPVTALSDIKEIKEDESDILLIVEEKPTMHLRETLEKSFVPVKRVKYEKEHYIFYVRKNG
- a CDS encoding glycosyltransferase, with amino-acid sequence MDEKPYVSVLVPVLNEEESLPELNTRLRDALTGIQRPYEIIYINDGSTDRTEEILEAFHNEDGRIKIIEFNRNYGQHMALFAGFDFARGEIVVTIDADLQNPPEEIPRLVAKAEEGYEVVATYRKNRKDSLFRKLPSYIVNRITAKLVGVRLKDYGCMLRAYKRNIVDYMNMCPESSSFIPALANTFAKKITEIEVGHEERKKGTSKYSPFKLFRLNFDLMTNFSLLPIQFISMLGVVIAFFGLAFAVFLMIRRLLMGPEGEGTFTLFGVLFFFIGIQIFALGVIGEYVGRIYQEVRRRPRYIIKKEYM
- a CDS encoding formyltransferase, which gives rise to MRAVVFAYQEIGYVCLEELLGTGADVACLFTHDDDPGEEIWFRRPVEIAREYGIPVYTPDNVNDEQWTTVIHDMHPDVIFSFYYRRMIPKSILDIPRIGSFNLHGSLLPQYRGRCPVNWALIAGEERTGVTLHFMVEKPDAGDIVAQKEVAIAFEDDVFSVYMKLVGAARELMQKVLPDLEAGTFVRTVQAGPSSYFGGRKPEDGLIDWDRDTASIYNLTRAVTHPYPGAFTYLDGKRLFVWRSAPGDLSIEVPAGTIVSADPFLVKTGSGVLRLISVQLEGEKEIDATTLASSYELKNKRLGGHP